Proteins encoded by one window of Anticarsia gemmatalis isolate Benzon Research Colony breed Stoneville strain chromosome 15, ilAntGemm2 primary, whole genome shotgun sequence:
- the LOC142979010 gene encoding uncharacterized protein LOC142979010, giving the protein MFALSLRQIYRISDKVVIRTLRNRRLSPKGPNPGLDNRIQSFEAEGFRVKEGNPEEFLEQSESDFSNVGEVYNEHLNETMMGKYELRHRIVKEKYFKENMPNLLTWSEKEQIRHLAATEPDEWTPERIAASFPVTVPVVKRLLKYPWKPSTEQRIARHDANVMRNWKELKDGSLNIPDELRQQFLKFSNRTIPPLKKESIKVELKPEEDLGEFESIVRKCAAKEETRQSSNEENSVALSITDTNPEDDMKRIKGGKIDPKRVTLEELTTKIKKRLEKGRNIDVGDQIILSSVKPGGNVKDLKISQDFSKEIELHNETNDPNSIVPFKDKDVTPKDVMNYPERIRIPKKAYKKGATYKVNDCFYDHDGKFLYRVLGMSN; this is encoded by the exons atgtttgcttTAAGTTTAAGGCAGATATATCGCATAAGTGATAAAGTTGTTATTCGTACGTTGAGAAATCGGAGGTTATCACCCAAAGGACCTAATCCTGGGTTAGACAACAGAATCCAGTCATTTGAAGCTGAAGGCTTTCGCGTCAAAGAAGGAAATCCTGAAGAGTTTCTGGAACAGTCTGAGAGCGATTTTAGTAAT GTTGGAGAAGTATATAATgaacatttaaatgaaacaatgaTGGGTAAATACGAACTGCGTCACCGCATCGTCAAGGAGAAGTATTTCAAAGAGAACATGCCCAATCTACTGACATGGAGTGAAAAGGAGCAAATCAGGCACTTGGCTGCTACTGAACCTGATGAATGGACACCGGAGAGAATTGCTGCAAGTTTTCCTGTCACTGTCCCGGTTGTTAAG aGACTTCTCAAATATCCCTGGAAGCCATCAACAGAACAGCGTATCGCGCGACACGACGCCAACGTCATGAGGAACTGGAAAGAGCTAAAAGACGGATCCTTGAACATACCCGATGAGTTGAGACAACAATTCCTTAAATTCTCCAACAGAACTATACCACCACTGAAAAAAGAGTCTATAAAAGTTGAGCTTAAACCTGAAGAAGATCTTGGAGAGTTTGAAAGTATTGTACGAAAATGTGCAGCTAAAGAAGAAACAAGGCAGTCTTCTAATGAGGAAAATAGTGTTGCCCTATCAATCACAGATACTAACCCTGAAGACGATATGAAGAGAATTAAAGGAGGAAAGATAGACCCCAAAAGAGTAACCTTAGAGGAACTCACAACCAAAATTAAGAAGCGCTTAGAAAAAGGCAGGAACATTGATGTTGGTGACCAAATCATTTTAAGCTCAGTTAAACCTGGTGGCAATGTAAAAGATTTGAAAATATCTCAAGattttagtaaagaaatagAACTACATAATGAAACAAATGATCCTAACAGTATTGTACCATTCAAAGACAAGGATGTTACCCCAAAAGATGTAATGAATTATCCAGAGAGAATAAGAATACCAAAGAAAGCTTATAAGAAGGGAGCTACATACAAAGTGAATGATTGTTTCTATGACCATGATGGCAAGTTTCTGTATAGAGTATTAGgaatgtcaaattaa